Proteins encoded together in one Miscanthus floridulus cultivar M001 chromosome 16, ASM1932011v1, whole genome shotgun sequence window:
- the LOC136513390 gene encoding pentatricopeptide repeat-containing protein At2g30780-like, whose amino-acid sequence MSRRPACSLIPLLRSRCCPHDATTSRSFTGVSVPPDMISSTWSPHSPPRPPPPPDPTGVWCPASCSSTSPPLPPFAASHLRAAVFSLATSLTALPGPDPDPVPALHEHSFPTLLAVSPLASLELLSLLRSRPRLGLAVFSFRRALSPAPSLGEFALAISLASRARDHDAAAALFADGAATHSPNQGLYNALMAAYMHNGLLDSCIELFHALERDPRCGPPNVDSYNILIALYGRSLLIDHMEATLQSLDASGQPRTIGTYNAIISGYLTAWMWDKMEAVFEEMVSGHVAPDATTHLLMLRGYAHAGMIYKMEQAYECACKLDIKVDIVHIRAMLCAYCKFYHVGRIQKIEDLLKQLGPDDYRAWLNVLLIKVYAQEGLVERMELHISEALERNTIVNSLKVMRSIICSYFQYDAVDKLVHFVHRAEEAGWKLCQSLYHCKMVMYGKHHRLEEMHGVLDEMECFKIDRTKKTFWIMYKAYVSCGRRTEANTILGMMWKHGFGLPRSISVQ is encoded by the coding sequence ATGTCCCGCCGCCCCGCCTGCTCCCTCATCCCCCTGCTCCGCAGCCGCTGCTGCCCCCACGACGCCACCACCTCTCGGTCCTTCACCGGCGTCTCCGTCCCACCCgacatgatctcctccacctggTCGCCGCACTCCCCgccgcggcctcctcctcctcccgatcCCACTGGGGTGTGGTGCCCGGCATCTTGTTCTTCTACGTCGCCGCCGCTCCCGCCCTTCGCGGCATCCCATCTCCGCGCCGCCGTCTTCTCGCTCGCCACCTCGCTCACCGCGCTCCCGGGGCCCGACCCGGACCCGGTGCCCGCCCTCCACGAACACTCCTTCCCTACCCTCCTCGCCGTCTCTCCGCTCGCGTCGCTCGAGCTCCTCTCGCTGCTCCGGTCCAGGCCGCGGCTAGGGCTCGCCGTATTCTCATTCCGCCGCGCGCTCTCCCCGGCCCCCTCGCTCGGCGAGTTCGCCCTCGCCATATCGCTCGCGAGCCGCGCCCGCGACCATGACGCGGCGGCCGCGCTCTTTGCCGACGGCGCCGCTACCCATTCCCCTAACCAGGGGCTCTACAACGCTCTTATGGCGGCATACATGCACAACGGCCTCCTTGACAGCTGCATCGAGCTCTTCCACGCGCTGGAGCGCGACCCAAGGTGCGGTCCGCCCAACGTGGACTCGTACAACATCCTCATCGCCCTGTACGGTCGCTCCCTCCTCATTGACCACATGGAGGCCACGCTCCAGTCACTGGATGCTTCTGGCCAACCCCGCACTATTGGTACGTACAACGCAATCATCTCTGGTTACCTCACCGCGTGGATGTGGGACAAAATGGAAGCGGTGTTTGAGGAGATGGTCTCGGGCCATGTTGCTCCAGATGCTACTACGCATCTGTTGATGTTAAGAGGATATGCACATGCCGGGATGATCTATAAAATGGAGCAAGCTTATGAGTGTGCTTGCAAGCTTGACATAAAGGTTGACATTGTGCATATACGTGCAATGCTGTGCGCATACTGCAAGTTTTACCATGTAGGTAGAATCCAAAAGATTGAGGATTTGCTGAAGCAGTTGGGTCCTGATGATTACAGGGCATGGCTGAATGTGCTCTTAATTAAGGTGTATGCTCAGGAGGGGTTGgttgagaggatggagctgcATATTTCTGAGGCATTGGAACGCAATACCATTGTCAACTCGTTGAAGGTGATGCGGTCCATTATATGTAGCTATTTTCAGTATGACGCAGTTGACAAACTTGTACATTTTGTCCATCGGGCTGAGGAGGCTGGTTGGAAGCTGTGCCAGAGCTTGTACCACTGCAAGATGGTGATGTATGGGAAGCACCATCGGTTGGAAGAGATGCATGGGGTGCTAGATGAGATGGAATGTTTTAAGATTGATCGAacaaagaagacattttggatcATGTACAAGGCATATGTTAGTTGTGGGCGGAGGACTGAGGCCAACACTATACTTGGCATGATGTGGAAGCATGGGTTTGGACTTCCTCGCAGCATATCTGTTCAATAA